The Ramlibacter sp. PS4R-6 nucleotide sequence ATTCGCGGGGCGATCCGAAGCCCTCGGCCGCGACGAGTTGCGTCGCGCGTTCCTCGCTCAGCGTCATCAGCCACGCATGGCCGGCGGCGCTGCACGACAGGCGCACGTCGATGCCCATGTCGGGGTCGTAGCGCAGGCCGGCGCGCGCGCCTTGCGCTTTCGCGACGAACGTCAGGCGGTCGGCGTCGACCAGCGCGAGGCGCACCAGCTCGCCGGACACTTCCGCCAGGCGGTCGATGATGGGCTGCGCGATGTCGAGGATGCCAGCGGCGCCCAGGAAGCTCAGGCCCAGCGCCGGCAGTCGCGTGGTCAATGTGTAGTCGCCCAGTTCACGCAGCTGGCGCACGTAGCCGCAGCGCACCAGGTCGGCCAGCAGCCGGTGGCACGCGCTGCGCGGCATGTTCACTTCATCGGCCAGCGCGGCCAGCGGCAGGCCCTCGGGCTGCGACGCGAGTGTCTCGAGGATGCGCAGCGTGCGGTCGACGGTGCCCACGGGGGCGGCTGCTGGGTTCGTCATGTGAAACGCGATTCTGGTCTGGAACGGAGTTCAAGGTACCGGCCTATCATGCCCCACTTCCGCTTCGACATCCACAGGAGACAAACGCGTGAACCCCATCACCCGCCGCGGCCTCGCCGCCTTCACCTTCCTTCTTGCCGCCGCGAGCGTTGGCGCGCAGGACATCCAGGAACGCACGATCAAGTTCGGGCACCTGAACAACCCCGAGCACCCGACGAGCCTGGGCGTGCGCAAGTTCGCCGAGATCGTCGCCGCCAAGACCGGCGGCAAGATCAAGGTGCAGGAATTCCCGTCCTCGCAGCTGGGCAACGAACTGCAGCAGCAGTCGGCGCTGCAAGGCGGCGTGCAGGAAATGCTGGTGGCCTCCACCACGTCGCTGAACGGCATCGTGAAGGAGTTCGGCCTGCTCGACTTCCCGTTCCTGTTCTCCAACGCCAAGCAGGCCGACGCGATGGTCGACGGCCCGCTCGGCAAGGCGCTTGCCGCGAAGCTGCCCGAGAAGGGCGTGATGATCCTGGGCTTCTTCGACCTGGGCTTTCGCAACGTCACCAACAGCAAGCGCCCGATCACCAAGGGCTCCGACCTCGAAGGCCTGAAGCTGCGCGTGATCCCCAACCCGGTGTTCCTGGAAACGTTCAAGACCTTTGGCGCGAACCCGCTGCCGATGCCGTTCGCCGAGCTGTACGGCGCGCTGGAGAGCAAGGCCGTGGACGGCCAGGAGAACCCGTTCGCCGTCATCGCGTCGAGCAAGTTCTACGAGGTGCAGAAGTACGTCAGCGGCACCAACCACGTGTACGCGACCAACCCGGTGCAGATCAGCAAGCGCTTCTGGGACAAGCTGTCGCCGGTGGAGCAGAAGATCCTGCAGGAGTCCGCGATCGAAGCGCAGAACTGGCAGCGCACGGTGAGCCGTGAAGTGTCGAGCAAGGCGCTCTCGGAGCTGACCGCCAAGGGCATGGTCTACAACGACGTGCCGGCCGCCGAAATGGCCAAGATGCGCGCCGCGGTGAAGCCGGTCTACGACAAGTTCTCCGCGGCCTACGACCCGGCTATCGTCACGCTCTTCAGGACCGAACTGGAACGCGTGTCCAAGCTGTGAAGTTCCTCGTCCTGCACGGCCCGAACCTCAACCTGTTCGGGCGCCGCGAGCCGCACATCTACGGCCACACCACGCTCGCGCAGATCGATGCGCAGCTCGCCGCGCTGGCCGGCGAGCTGGGCGTACAGCTCGAGACGATCCAGTCCAACCACGAAGGCGCACTGGTCGATTTCCTGCACAAGTACATCGACGAGGCGCGCGGCGCGCTGGTCAACCCGGCCGGGCTGACCCAGCACGGCGTGCCGCTGCACGACGCCATCAAGGCCATGCCCTTCCCCGTGATCGAGGTGCACATGTCCAACATCGCCGCGCGCGAGAGCTGGCGGGTGCATTCGATCATCTCGCCGGCCGTGAAGGGCACGATCCAGGGCCTGGGGCCGCAGTCCTACCTGATGGGGTTGCGCGCACTCGCCGCGCTGGCCACAGAGGCCAAGTAAGCCTTGCGCCTCCCGCCGGTCCGGGCGTAGCCTCGTGCAACGCCCGTGGAACGCCGCGGCGATCACAGTCGCGGCAGTCCACAAGGGGAACGCTCATGGCCGGCACGGCACTCGACAAGACGGAAATGCAGGCGCGCCTGATGGTCGCGGCCTGCACGCTGATGATCACGATGGGCTTCGGCGTCATCGTGAACGTGGCGGTGTTCCTCACGCCACTGGCCGCGGAGTTCGGCTGGGCGCGCGCCGACCTGTCGCTGGCTTACTCGGTCGCCACGGTCGCAACCGGCATCGGCGGCATCGTGATGGGCCTGTTGGCCGACCGCCTGCCCGTGCGCCCGCTGCTGGTGTGCTGCGCCGTGATCCCTGGCATTGCGCTCTTCATGCTCTCGCACATGACGAGCACGGCCGAGCTGTACGGCTGGCACCTGCTGCTCGGGCTGTTCGGCGTGGGCGCGCTGATGTCGCCGCTCAACGCATTGGCCGGGCAGTGGTTCCACCGCAACCCGGGCTTCGCGATCGGCATCGTGTCGGCGGGCGGTGCGCTGGGGCAGGGGCTGGGCCCCTTCATCGCGCGGCAGCTGGTGCTGGCCGGCGGCTGGCGCCAGGCCTACGTCATTCTGGCCATCGGCTACCTCGCGGTGATGCTGCCGCTGGCGCTGTACATCCGCAACGCGCCGCGCGCGTCGGCCGCGCTGGCCGCGGCCAACGTGCCGAAGTTCAAGGACTCGCCCGCGTGGCTGCTGGGCTGGCTGTGCGTCGCTGTGGTGTTCTGCTGCATGTGCATGGCCACGCCGATCATGCACGTCGCGGCGCTCGGCTCCGACCGCGGCCTGGGCGCGACGGGCTCGGCCGGCCTGCTCGCGACGATGATGGTCTGCGGCATGGCCGGGCGCGTTGCGTTCGGGCGCCTCGCCGACCGCTTCGGCAACCTCGTCGCGTACATCATCGCGTCGGCGGGGCAGACCGCGCTGGCCTTCATGTTCCCCTTCGCACCCGGCACCCTGTCGCTCTACGTGCTCTCCGGCATCTTCGGCGTGGTGTTCAGCGGGGCGATGACGGCGTTCATCCTCTGCGCGCGCGAGTACGCACCTGCCGGGCGCACGGCGATGGCGATCGGCATCGTGCTTTTCTTCGCCTGGGGCGGCATGGCGCTGGGCAGTTGGCAGGGCGGCCTGTTCTTCGACATCTGCGGCACCTACACGGTGTCGTTCGTCAACGCATCGCTCGGCGGCGTCGCGAACCTCGCGGTGCTCGCGCTGCTGTACTGGCGCACGACGGGCGGCAGCTTGCCGCAGCTACCATGGCGGCGCGCCGAAGCCCGGTGACACCCCACACGCATGCCGACCGACCCCCTCAGCTGGCTGGTGCTCCTCGTGAGCGTCGGCGTCACTTTCGCCGTCTCGCGGTGGTTGTCGTCGCGGTGGCGCGCCCGCCGGCGCGACCGCCAGGAGAAGGACGCACGCGCCGGCGAGACGCGCCAGGTTCGCCGCGCGCGCGAGCGGCGCGGCGCGAGGTGATCGACGCGGCGCTGCGTCAGGGTTGATCCGGTGCCGCGTGCATGGGGCCTGGCCTATGGTGGCGTTCTTCGCTTCCTGGAGAACCCCATGCGCACACTGATCCTTGCCCTGGGCCTGGCCATCACCAGCACGGCCTGGGCGCACAACTGCCCCAACGAGATGCAGGCCATCGATGCCAAGCTCGCCACCAAGCCGCAGCTGTCGAAGGAAAACGCGGACAAGGTCGCCAAGCTGCGCGCGGAGGGCGAAGCCCTGCACAAGGCCGGGAAGCACACGGAATCGATGGCGGCGCTGGGCCAGGCGAAGAAGCTGCTGGGCATCTGAACGCGGCCGCCCGGCGGCGCTGGAGCCATGGATGAGCATGGCCCTGCGGCACAATGGCTGCCGATGTACTGCCTTGTCGCGCGAATCGTGAGGGAAAGCCGGATCGCGCCGCAGTAAGCGCGGGAAACGGCGTGCGCCGCCACGCAGGCGCACCGCCGCCCATACTTCCAGTGTTTGAAGGAAAACCCCTGACGCCCACTGACGAGGCAGAGCGCCTGCGCCTGTTCATCTCCCGCATCTCCGACTATGCGATCTACATGCTCGGCCCGGACGGCACGGTGGCGAGCTGGAACGCGGGTGCGCAGCGCTTCAAGGGCTACGCGCCCGACGAGATCATCGGCCAGCATTTCTCGCGCTTCTACACGGATGAAGACCGCGCAGCCGGCGTGCCGGTCGAGGCGCTGCGCCGCGCACGGGAAGAAGGCAAGTTCGAGGCCGAAGGCTGGCGCGTGCGCAAGGACGGCAGCCGCTTCTGGGCGCACGTGGTCATCGATCCCGTCACCAACGAGGCCGGCGAGCTCATCGGCTTCGCCAAGATCACGCGCGACATCACCGACAAGCGCGCCGCGCAGCTGGCCCTGAAGGAGAGCGAAGAGCGCTTCCGGATGCTGGTGCAAGGTGTCACCGACTACGCGATCTACATGCTGTCGCCCACCGGCGAGGTCACCAACTGGAACGCGGGCGCGCGCCGCATCAAGGGGTACGACGACGACGAGGTGATCGGCACGCACTTCTCGCGCTTCTACACCGAGGAGGAGCGGGCGCGCGGCACTCCCGTGAAGGCCCTGGCGGAAGCCACCGCGAACGGGCGCTACGAAGCCGAAGGGTGGCGGGTGCGCAAGGACGGCACGCGCTTCTGGGCGCACGTGGTGATCGACGCGATCCGCACCGACGCGGGCGATCTCGCCGGCTTCGCCAAGATCACGCGCGACATCACCGAAAGGCGCAAGGCCGCGCAGGAGCTGGAGAAGGCGCGCGAAGCCATGTTCCAGTCGCAGAAACTGGAGGCGATCGGCAAGCTCACCGGCGGCGTCGCGCACGACTTCAACAACCTCCTGAGCGTTGTCACCAACGGCCTGGACCTGCTGCGGCATTCGGTCAAGGACGCGGCGGCGCTCAACCTGATCGGCAGCATGGAGAAAGCGGCGCAACGCGGTGCGTCGCTGACGAACCAGCTGCTCACGTTCGCCCGCCAGCAGCCCGTCACGCCGGAGCCGCGCGAGCTCAATCGCGTGATCACGGCGTTCGAATCGGTGCTGCGCCGCGCCACCCGCAGCTCGATCAAGTTCGACCTGCACCTGCATGGCCACCTGCCCACCGTGCTGATCGACGTGGCGCTGTTCGAGGCCGCGCTCCTCAACCTCGTCGTCAACGCGAACGACGCGACGCTGGACGGCGGGAGCATCCTGGTTGCCACCCACGTCAGCGACCTCAACGCCCACGAGATCGGCAACCTGCCGGCGGGGCGCTACGTCGTGGTGTCGGTGCAGGACACGGGCTCGGGCATGTCCGAAGAGGTCATCTCGCGCGCCGTGGAGCCCTTCTTCACGACCAAGGCCGTCGGCAAGGGGACGGGCCTCGGCCTGAGCCAGGTCTACGGCATGGTGCAGCAGTCCGGCGGCGAGCTGAAGATCACGTCGCAGCTGGCGCAGGGCACCACGGTCTCGATGTATTTCCCCATCTCGTCGGAAGAACCGATCCAGGACTCGCTGCCGCCCCCCAGCGACAAGGTGCTGGTCGTGGACGACCAGCCCGACGTGCTGGAGATGGCCAGCGAGATGTTCCGCACGCTCGGCTTCCAGGTCGTCACGGCGACGTCCGGCCGGCAGGCGCTGGAGATCCTCGCGCGCACCAACGACGTCCACCTGATGTTCAGCGACGTGGTGATGCCGGGCCTGAGCGGCGTGGAGCTGGGGATGAAGGCGAAGGAGATCTCGCCGAAGACGCGCGTCCTGCTCGCCTCGGGCTACACCGCGTCGGCGGGCAACGTCCAAGGCTTCGAGTTCGTGTCCAAGCCGTACCGCATCGCCGACATCCTGAAGAAGCTGCGGCTGCTGGGGTAGGGCGGCGCTGGCCGCCCCCGAGCCGCGCTCAAAAAACGCCCGCTTCAGCGCGCCCCGCTCCCCACCAGCATTTCGCAAGGCCCGACGAACCCGCTGCCCGGGCTTTCGAACTGCGCGAGCGTGGCCTCGATCTCGTCCCACGTGGCCGCGCGCTCGGCATCGTCCATGCCGCCCATCATCTGCAGCAGCGCACCGAACGATTCGCGCTCGAACCGCACGCACTCGGCCGCGGTCGGCAGGCGCACCGGCGACTCCACCTTGCGAACCTCGATGTCACGGAAGCCGGCCTGTTCGAGCGTCTTCGCAAGGACGCCTTCGCCGCCCAGCGAGAACGGCCCCGGCTGGCCCGGCAGCGGGGGCGGCAGTTGCGCGCGGCGGCGGATGATGCCGACGGGCAGCGCGAAGAAGGCGTTCCTGTCGGGCGTGGAATACACGACGGCCGCGAAGCGACCGCCCGGCTTCAGGGCGTGGCGGATGCCCGCCAGCGCGCGCTGCTGGTCCGGGAAATAGATCAGGCCCACACGCGAGATCGCGGCGTCGAACGATTCCGCCGGCAGCAGGTCGTGGCGCTCGCCGTCGAGCTCGCGGGTCTCGACGTTGGACAGCCCCTCTTTCTGCGCGGCGGCCTTCGCGTAGCGCAGGATCGCCGGCGAGATGTCGGTGGCCAGCACGTAGCCGGACGGCCCGGCGCGGCG carries:
- a CDS encoding IclR family transcriptional regulator, whose translation is MTNPAAAPVGTVDRTLRILETLASQPEGLPLAALADEVNMPRSACHRLLADLVRCGYVRQLRELGDYTLTTRLPALGLSFLGAAGILDIAQPIIDRLAEVSGELVRLALVDADRLTFVAKAQGARAGLRYDPDMGIDVRLSCSAAGHAWLMTLSEERATQLVAAEGFGSPREFGPKAPTTFKALMKVLDEDRKRGFSMIVEMYAPGMSAMAAPVLGRGGVAAGVITIAGPLQRLTVARMQELGAPLVQAAGELAIAATSSPLMRRAARVG
- a CDS encoding TRAP transporter substrate-binding protein, whose protein sequence is MNPITRRGLAAFTFLLAAASVGAQDIQERTIKFGHLNNPEHPTSLGVRKFAEIVAAKTGGKIKVQEFPSSQLGNELQQQSALQGGVQEMLVASTTSLNGIVKEFGLLDFPFLFSNAKQADAMVDGPLGKALAAKLPEKGVMILGFFDLGFRNVTNSKRPITKGSDLEGLKLRVIPNPVFLETFKTFGANPLPMPFAELYGALESKAVDGQENPFAVIASSKFYEVQKYVSGTNHVYATNPVQISKRFWDKLSPVEQKILQESAIEAQNWQRTVSREVSSKALSELTAKGMVYNDVPAAEMAKMRAAVKPVYDKFSAAYDPAIVTLFRTELERVSKL
- a CDS encoding type II 3-dehydroquinate dehydratase, with product MKFLVLHGPNLNLFGRREPHIYGHTTLAQIDAQLAALAGELGVQLETIQSNHEGALVDFLHKYIDEARGALVNPAGLTQHGVPLHDAIKAMPFPVIEVHMSNIAARESWRVHSIISPAVKGTIQGLGPQSYLMGLRALAALATEAK
- a CDS encoding MFS transporter; translated protein: MAGTALDKTEMQARLMVAACTLMITMGFGVIVNVAVFLTPLAAEFGWARADLSLAYSVATVATGIGGIVMGLLADRLPVRPLLVCCAVIPGIALFMLSHMTSTAELYGWHLLLGLFGVGALMSPLNALAGQWFHRNPGFAIGIVSAGGALGQGLGPFIARQLVLAGGWRQAYVILAIGYLAVMLPLALYIRNAPRASAALAAANVPKFKDSPAWLLGWLCVAVVFCCMCMATPIMHVAALGSDRGLGATGSAGLLATMMVCGMAGRVAFGRLADRFGNLVAYIIASAGQTALAFMFPFAPGTLSLYVLSGIFGVVFSGAMTAFILCAREYAPAGRTAMAIGIVLFFAWGGMALGSWQGGLFFDICGTYTVSFVNASLGGVANLAVLALLYWRTTGGSLPQLPWRRAEAR
- a CDS encoding hybrid sensor histidine kinase/response regulator; this encodes MFEGKPLTPTDEAERLRLFISRISDYAIYMLGPDGTVASWNAGAQRFKGYAPDEIIGQHFSRFYTDEDRAAGVPVEALRRAREEGKFEAEGWRVRKDGSRFWAHVVIDPVTNEAGELIGFAKITRDITDKRAAQLALKESEERFRMLVQGVTDYAIYMLSPTGEVTNWNAGARRIKGYDDDEVIGTHFSRFYTEEERARGTPVKALAEATANGRYEAEGWRVRKDGTRFWAHVVIDAIRTDAGDLAGFAKITRDITERRKAAQELEKAREAMFQSQKLEAIGKLTGGVAHDFNNLLSVVTNGLDLLRHSVKDAAALNLIGSMEKAAQRGASLTNQLLTFARQQPVTPEPRELNRVITAFESVLRRATRSSIKFDLHLHGHLPTVLIDVALFEAALLNLVVNANDATLDGGSILVATHVSDLNAHEIGNLPAGRYVVVSVQDTGSGMSEEVISRAVEPFFTTKAVGKGTGLGLSQVYGMVQQSGGELKITSQLAQGTTVSMYFPISSEEPIQDSLPPPSDKVLVVDDQPDVLEMASEMFRTLGFQVVTATSGRQALEILARTNDVHLMFSDVVMPGLSGVELGMKAKEISPKTRVLLASGYTASAGNVQGFEFVSKPYRIADILKKLRLLG
- a CDS encoding class I SAM-dependent methyltransferase, whose amino-acid sequence is MTEAATRPAATAAFDADKFRATTRTQWENAAEAWDRWAPLLNRWLGAATEAMLDAARIVPGSRVLDIAAGAGDQTLAAARRAGPSGYVLATDISPAILRYAKAAAQKEGLSNVETRELDGERHDLLPAESFDAAISRVGLIYFPDQQRALAGIRHALKPGGRFAAVVYSTPDRNAFFALPVGIIRRRAQLPPPLPGQPGPFSLGGEGVLAKTLEQAGFRDIEVRKVESPVRLPTAAECVRFERESFGALLQMMGGMDDAERAATWDEIEATLAQFESPGSGFVGPCEMLVGSGAR